One segment of Sulfobacillus thermosulfidooxidans DSM 9293 DNA contains the following:
- a CDS encoding histidinol-phosphatase, with protein sequence MWFDQHVHMEHGPYSPLEYPESWLEQFLAVATSRHVGGLGIVEHGYRFLESAGLLPGEWSQKRCLYPLKGYTAFLDQVRHKYPIAVGLEMDYVPEQEDGIRDYLRQYSWDFVLGSIHFIDDFGLDVSDMKDQYLMRDSEEIWAKYYQYSIKAVTSGLFHAITHPDLPKIYGLAEVPSDVLRPWYRLFVEALADHQVALEINTAGLRRPIKEIYPDPLLLQEAAKAHLRVTLASDAHEPENVGLYFDEAKILARECGIWAITAFTADGIRTISLS encoded by the coding sequence ATGTGGTTTGATCAACATGTACACATGGAGCACGGCCCCTATTCACCCCTTGAATATCCTGAATCCTGGTTGGAACAATTTCTTGCCGTCGCCACGTCACGACATGTTGGGGGCCTTGGTATCGTTGAACATGGCTATCGCTTTTTGGAAAGCGCCGGGTTATTACCGGGAGAATGGTCGCAAAAGCGCTGCTTATACCCTCTTAAAGGATACACCGCGTTTCTTGACCAGGTTCGCCATAAGTATCCCATTGCGGTGGGATTGGAAATGGATTATGTTCCCGAACAGGAAGATGGAATTCGCGACTATTTACGGCAATATTCGTGGGACTTTGTTCTCGGTTCCATTCATTTCATCGACGACTTTGGACTTGATGTCAGTGACATGAAAGATCAATATCTGATGCGAGATTCCGAGGAGATATGGGCTAAATACTATCAGTATTCGATTAAAGCGGTGACGTCGGGACTATTCCACGCCATAACCCATCCCGATTTACCTAAAATTTATGGATTGGCCGAAGTTCCCAGTGATGTATTACGCCCCTGGTACCGCTTATTTGTGGAAGCATTAGCGGATCATCAGGTCGCTTTAGAAATCAATACCGCAGGATTGCGCCGTCCCATCAAAGAAATTTATCCGGACCCGCTGTTACTGCAAGAAGCCGCTAAAGCCCATTTACGTGTGACGTTGGCGTCTGACGCGCATGAGCCGGAAAATGTGGGACTATACTTTGATGAAGCTAAAATCTTGGCCCGTGAATGTGGAATCTGGGCTATTACCGCGTTCACAGCGGATGGGATACGCACCATCTCTTTATCCTAG
- a CDS encoding cytochrome c oxidase assembly protein, whose product MAFLFQHYNFFALWHPEVMLLVIILLVVYFQLLGPLKHRFGENLPPVPTMQKVYFISALVVFYLAMGTPLKLIADDYLFSGHMVQYALLSMVLPPLLLAGIPQWMIQSLWKTRFWYKVLRVATNPPFAIITFNVIFSAIEWPPFLDASLRNDWVYVLESYVMLFSAIFMWWPVMSPVLQKGSRKLSVVRKGGTLPELGMISRGYQLVYIFFNFDLMMPALVYIIDTTQPFYQFYIHAPRIFGISALADQQLGVLIMGLSMTIAYISAFIATYTKYDESHWYE is encoded by the coding sequence ATGGCATTTCTGTTTCAGCATTATAACTTTTTTGCGTTATGGCATCCAGAAGTTATGCTTCTCGTCATAATCTTACTGGTTGTCTATTTTCAGTTGTTAGGGCCATTAAAACACCGGTTTGGCGAAAATCTTCCGCCGGTGCCAACCATGCAAAAGGTTTATTTTATCTCGGCCTTAGTTGTCTTTTATTTAGCCATGGGGACACCATTAAAGTTAATCGCGGATGATTATTTGTTTTCCGGACATATGGTTCAATATGCCCTATTAAGCATGGTCTTGCCACCATTATTATTAGCGGGAATTCCTCAATGGATGATTCAAAGTTTGTGGAAAACCCGATTTTGGTACAAGGTCTTACGGGTGGCAACCAATCCCCCCTTTGCGATTATCACGTTTAATGTGATTTTCTCGGCTATCGAGTGGCCTCCATTTTTGGATGCCAGTTTGCGAAACGATTGGGTGTACGTTTTAGAGTCGTATGTCATGTTGTTCTCGGCCATTTTTATGTGGTGGCCGGTTATGTCTCCCGTATTACAAAAAGGATCGCGCAAACTGAGTGTGGTACGAAAAGGCGGAACTCTGCCGGAATTGGGCATGATTTCCCGTGGCTATCAACTGGTTTACATTTTCTTTAATTTCGATTTGATGATGCCAGCATTAGTCTACATTATTGACACAACCCAGCCCTTTTATCAGTTTTACATTCATGCGCCAAGAATTTTTGGGATTTCAGCTCTGGCTGATCAACAACTCGGCGTCTTAATTATGGGGCTATCCATGACTATAGCCTACATTTCGGCCTTTATCGCGACCTATACCAAGTATGATGAATCACATTGGTATGAGTAA
- a CDS encoding multidrug resistance efflux transporter family protein, which yields MKAIGLGVLASLFFASTFVVNQLMAVHGGSWLFSSSLRYFYTVPLFLLWVLLQRELGSLFRLMRKNIWPWIIWGTVGFGLFYGPLTYAAQYGPSWAIAATFQLTIVFGSLLVPVTTHQPIPWRSLWPSVLILLGIFIVQWHGQLSMSGQQVGSFVAVMVAALAYPLGNREMMAWTQGQVHAPARIFGMTLGSLPFWIVLAAIGMKTVGPPPVWQWEQTFIVAMASGVIATALFFGATDQAHGHPVILAKIEATQSMEIVFTVVLAQIFHLSGTLRGYDELGIGLVIAGMIWHSLKAPLPMAVSTVQKSKSSSD from the coding sequence TTGAAAGCTATTGGTTTGGGTGTCTTAGCCTCGTTGTTTTTTGCGAGTACGTTTGTTGTGAATCAACTGATGGCGGTTCATGGCGGAAGCTGGCTTTTTAGTAGCAGCCTTCGCTATTTTTATACAGTCCCGCTGTTTCTCTTGTGGGTGCTACTCCAACGTGAGTTAGGCTCCTTGTTCCGACTTATGCGTAAAAATATTTGGCCGTGGATAATCTGGGGCACGGTTGGATTCGGTTTATTTTACGGGCCCCTCACGTATGCCGCGCAATATGGCCCGTCGTGGGCGATCGCTGCGACGTTTCAATTAACGATCGTATTCGGGAGTTTATTGGTTCCTGTGACAACCCACCAACCTATCCCATGGCGATCACTTTGGCCGTCTGTCTTAATCTTGTTGGGAATTTTTATCGTGCAGTGGCATGGTCAACTATCAATGAGCGGACAACAAGTGGGCAGTTTCGTTGCCGTCATGGTGGCTGCCTTGGCGTATCCCTTAGGTAATCGCGAAATGATGGCGTGGACTCAAGGGCAAGTTCATGCACCTGCCCGGATATTCGGTATGACGCTTGGCAGCTTACCATTTTGGATAGTCTTAGCGGCGATAGGGATGAAAACGGTTGGTCCTCCGCCTGTTTGGCAATGGGAACAGACGTTTATTGTGGCTATGGCTTCTGGCGTGATTGCCACGGCCTTGTTCTTTGGCGCCACCGACCAGGCCCATGGTCATCCCGTGATTCTTGCAAAAATCGAAGCCACACAGTCTATGGAAATTGTTTTCACGGTTGTCCTGGCGCAAATTTTTCACTTGTCGGGGACTCTTAGGGGATATGACGAGCTGGGCATAGGCTTGGTGATTGCTGGGATGATCTGGCACAGTTTAAAGGCGCCATTGCCCATGGCTGTTTCCACAGTCCAGAAGTCCAAATCGTCATCGGATTAA
- a CDS encoding cytochrome c oxidase subunit 3 codes for MVNKPEMPVERRSEAITPHNYRAVRFSMLVFIATQIVPFVVLFEAKYLYDGTYVAPQANQGFGVVVAALMAVSALVAWQAVKAGRHLQDRDRVGSRLKIAAGLGLLALLGLVYQWGMRYVSPQSRFGEMYYVILGADLVYAVIGLIMLGISILRNVRQNMAPERFWTAEASVYFWIYVALAWIASWLAVYII; via the coding sequence ATGGTGAATAAACCCGAAATGCCTGTCGAGCGCCGCAGTGAGGCGATTACCCCGCATAATTACCGGGCGGTCCGCTTTAGTATGCTGGTCTTTATTGCCACCCAAATTGTGCCGTTCGTCGTCTTGTTTGAGGCGAAGTATCTCTATGACGGCACGTATGTGGCACCGCAAGCCAACCAAGGCTTTGGCGTGGTGGTTGCCGCCTTGATGGCGGTCAGTGCCCTCGTCGCCTGGCAAGCGGTCAAGGCCGGCCGCCACTTGCAAGACCGGGATCGGGTGGGATCCCGCCTCAAAATCGCGGCGGGGTTGGGGCTCTTGGCGCTTTTAGGCCTTGTGTACCAGTGGGGGATGCGGTATGTGTCGCCCCAGTCCCGCTTTGGAGAAATGTACTATGTGATTCTGGGGGCGGATCTGGTGTATGCCGTGATTGGGCTGATAATGCTGGGGATTAGTATTCTCCGCAATGTCCGCCAGAACATGGCTCCCGAACGGTTTTGGACGGCGGAAGCCAGTGTCTACTTCTGGATTTATGTGGCGCTAGCGTGGATTGCGAGCTGGCTCGCCGTCTACATTATTTGA
- a CDS encoding cytochrome c oxidase subunit II: MGENVLFTILWVVFSVLGEIGDRVLIHHNPMYYIVSNQGELALQAFNFILVVLTPIFVFVVLFLLFTMVRFHTKRGEMPPANRRFAVDNKAFVVMWVGGSIVINLLFFLHPTTSAMEQMFALDEPAANTHDLIVDVTARQWEWIFSYPQYGLTQTVNANGQDLLELPVNKPVEFVLRSYDPYHTYDQYADVIHSFWIPAFGIKEDVIPGETRYEYLTPTKITSFSVNPMVRVQCAEVCGPGHPWMEAPLKVVSQAQFAQWIQYEKSLANGAG, translated from the coding sequence ATGGGAGAGAATGTCTTATTTACGATTTTATGGGTCGTCTTTAGTGTGTTGGGAGAGATTGGGGACCGGGTCCTGATTCATCACAACCCGATGTATTATATTGTCTCCAACCAAGGGGAATTGGCGCTGCAGGCGTTTAATTTCATCTTGGTGGTCCTCACCCCGATTTTTGTCTTTGTCGTCTTGTTCTTGCTTTTTACCATGGTGCGTTTTCACACCAAGCGGGGGGAAATGCCGCCCGCGAACCGCCGGTTCGCGGTGGACAACAAAGCGTTTGTGGTGATGTGGGTCGGGGGCAGTATTGTCATCAACTTGCTCTTTTTCCTCCATCCCACGACCTCCGCGATGGAGCAGATGTTTGCCTTGGATGAACCTGCAGCCAACACCCACGACTTGATTGTCGATGTCACCGCCCGGCAGTGGGAATGGATCTTTAGCTATCCGCAATATGGGCTGACGCAGACGGTCAATGCCAACGGGCAAGACCTGTTGGAACTGCCGGTCAACAAGCCCGTGGAATTTGTCTTGCGCTCGTATGACCCCTATCACACCTACGACCAATATGCCGATGTGATTCACAGTTTCTGGATTCCGGCCTTTGGCATTAAAGAGGATGTGATTCCCGGGGAAACCCGTTATGAGTACCTGACCCCGACCAAGATTACGTCCTTCAGCGTGAATCCGATGGTGCGGGTGCAATGTGCTGAAGTGTGTGGACCGGGTCATCCGTGGATGGAAGCGCCCTTGAAAGTGGTGTCGCAAGCGCAATTCGCGCAGTGGATTCAATACGAAAAATCGTTAGCCAATGGGGCGGGATAA
- a CDS encoding cytochrome c oxidase subunit I: MAQAVMTPEHKPLQHPKKAMMPPVLRGFLWAAIGFLLVNTFVIAVDPFRGHPFVTGPSVTLGWVGAVIGWLLGIGVYDAVLLPLMGFETRWVEKEKGWRRYWEIATDHKVIGIQYMMFAMGGFLIAGAIAMLMRYELMTPYLTIFHYPSNYLTAVGIHGTLMMFSFATVFMIGGLGNYFVPLMIGARETVLSKLSGIGVWLVPAGILTVLFSPILGEWSTGWRGYEPLAGQDANGIIFYYLGVLALTTSSLIVALNLVATVMFRRAPGMTWGRLPLFVWGQVSVNLLMLIWFPEIQTTFVMGLLDKIVPLNFFTATGSPLTYLMLFWLFGHPEVYIIAVPAFALWNEIIPVMAQKSLFGRQWAVIGLVFVMMLSGLVWAHHMFTNLRNSEILPFSFFTEMISIPTGFAYMAAIGTLWKSKIRLTTPVIWILMSMFNFLIGGLTGVFLADPIVNLQLHDTFWVVGHFHYTIIGSMVFSGFGAMYYWLPKLSGRMYNETWGKTLAIITFFAFNLTFSQFFLLGLHGMNRWVPAYPAYLQPMNFEVSIFAFILGASFVANIIYIGYCWANGEKAGENPWNAKTPEWFTASPPPHHNFPVQPEIVASLYKYGEGSTVPVVTTAMDELAATSRASTDPHYDWHDYVPTPHNK, from the coding sequence GTGGCACAAGCTGTAATGACGCCCGAACACAAACCGCTCCAGCACCCGAAGAAGGCCATGATGCCTCCGGTGCTGCGGGGATTTTTATGGGCCGCTATTGGATTTCTCTTGGTCAACACGTTTGTGATTGCCGTCGATCCGTTTCGGGGGCATCCCTTTGTGACGGGTCCCTCGGTGACGTTGGGGTGGGTTGGGGCCGTGATAGGATGGCTCTTAGGCATCGGCGTCTATGACGCCGTCTTATTGCCGCTTATGGGCTTTGAAACCCGCTGGGTGGAAAAAGAAAAAGGCTGGCGGCGCTACTGGGAAATTGCCACCGACCACAAGGTCATCGGCATCCAGTATATGATGTTCGCCATGGGGGGGTTCCTGATCGCGGGAGCCATTGCGATGCTCATGCGCTATGAGCTGATGACCCCGTACCTGACGATTTTTCATTATCCCAGCAATTACCTGACGGCGGTGGGGATTCACGGCACCTTGATGATGTTTTCCTTCGCCACCGTGTTCATGATTGGGGGCTTAGGTAACTATTTTGTGCCCCTCATGATTGGGGCCCGTGAAACGGTCCTATCGAAACTCTCAGGCATTGGCGTGTGGTTGGTCCCCGCCGGGATCTTGACCGTGCTCTTTAGCCCGATTTTGGGAGAATGGTCGACCGGCTGGCGCGGCTATGAGCCCTTAGCGGGACAAGATGCCAATGGCATTATCTTCTACTACTTGGGGGTTTTGGCGCTCACCACCTCGTCCCTCATCGTCGCTTTAAACCTGGTGGCGACGGTGATGTTCCGCCGGGCTCCGGGGATGACCTGGGGGCGCTTACCCCTCTTTGTGTGGGGCCAGGTGAGTGTCAATTTGCTGATGCTAATTTGGTTCCCGGAAATTCAGACGACCTTCGTGATGGGGCTGTTAGATAAAATCGTGCCGCTTAACTTCTTTACGGCAACAGGGAGTCCCTTAACCTATCTGATGCTCTTCTGGTTGTTTGGCCACCCTGAAGTGTACATCATTGCCGTCCCCGCCTTCGCCCTATGGAATGAAATTATTCCGGTCATGGCGCAAAAATCGCTGTTTGGCCGACAATGGGCCGTGATTGGCTTGGTGTTCGTGATGATGCTCTCGGGGCTGGTGTGGGCGCACCACATGTTCACCAACTTGCGCAATAGCGAGATCTTGCCGTTCTCCTTCTTCACGGAGATGATTTCCATTCCCACCGGGTTTGCCTACATGGCGGCCATTGGCACGCTGTGGAAGTCGAAAATTCGGCTGACCACCCCGGTCATCTGGATCTTGATGAGCATGTTCAATTTCCTGATCGGGGGCCTCACGGGCGTGTTTTTGGCGGACCCGATTGTCAACTTGCAGCTTCATGACACCTTCTGGGTGGTGGGGCACTTCCACTACACCATTATCGGATCGATGGTCTTCAGTGGCTTTGGGGCGATGTATTACTGGTTGCCGAAACTCTCGGGCCGCATGTACAACGAGACCTGGGGGAAGACGTTGGCGATTATCACCTTCTTTGCCTTCAACCTCACCTTCAGCCAGTTCTTCCTCTTAGGATTACACGGGATGAACCGCTGGGTGCCGGCCTATCCGGCCTACCTCCAACCGATGAACTTTGAGGTGTCGATCTTTGCCTTTATCTTGGGGGCCTCGTTTGTAGCCAATATTATCTACATTGGGTACTGCTGGGCTAATGGCGAAAAAGCGGGCGAGAATCCGTGGAATGCCAAAACGCCGGAGTGGTTTACAGCCTCGCCGCCGCCTCACCACAATTTCCCCGTACAACCCGAAATTGTGGCCAGTCTCTACAAATACGGGGAAGGGTCCACGGTGCCGGTGGTAACCACGGCGATGGATGAGCTGGCTGCCACCAGCCGGGCTTCCACGGATCCCCACTATGACTGGCATGATTATGTGCCGACACCACACAACAAATAG
- the trxB gene encoding thioredoxin-disulfide reductase — protein MDARKVIILGTGPAGLTAAIYAARANLSPLVIEGNEPGGQLTLTTEIENFPGFPDAIMGPDLMENMRKQAERFGAEFIFGMATSVDLQTRPFRVVVNEADEFFAESLIISTGASAKMLGIPGEAEALGHGVSTCATCDGFFFRDKKIIVVGGGDSAMEEATFLTKFASEVTIVHRRDTLRASKVMQERAHNNPKIKWMMDVTPVSVKSENNHVVGLEVRDNKTGETKVLDTEGIFVAIGHNPNTAFLNGQVETDKVGYIITNPHNTATSVQGVFACGDVMDSHYRQAITAAGSGCRAAMDVEKYLEGSFVYDWSMSGTH, from the coding sequence ATGGATGCTCGCAAAGTCATCATTTTAGGAACCGGGCCGGCAGGGCTTACGGCAGCAATTTACGCAGCACGCGCGAATCTCAGCCCTTTAGTTATAGAAGGCAATGAACCCGGGGGCCAATTGACTCTGACGACCGAAATTGAAAATTTTCCTGGCTTCCCTGATGCCATCATGGGACCCGATTTGATGGAAAATATGCGGAAACAAGCCGAACGGTTTGGGGCCGAATTTATTTTTGGTATGGCAACATCCGTGGATTTACAGACACGTCCGTTCCGTGTTGTGGTGAATGAAGCCGATGAATTTTTTGCGGAATCGCTGATTATTTCTACAGGAGCCTCCGCGAAAATGCTCGGCATCCCAGGCGAAGCTGAAGCGTTAGGGCATGGCGTTTCCACCTGTGCGACCTGTGATGGATTCTTTTTCCGTGACAAGAAAATTATTGTCGTCGGCGGTGGCGATTCAGCCATGGAAGAAGCCACATTTCTGACCAAATTTGCGTCGGAGGTGACCATTGTGCACCGCCGTGATACCTTGCGCGCATCCAAAGTCATGCAGGAACGGGCCCACAACAATCCTAAAATTAAGTGGATGATGGATGTCACGCCAGTCTCAGTGAAGTCTGAAAACAACCATGTCGTTGGGTTGGAAGTTCGCGATAACAAAACAGGCGAGACCAAGGTCCTAGACACGGAAGGGATTTTTGTGGCGATTGGTCATAATCCGAATACCGCTTTTCTCAATGGACAGGTTGAAACCGATAAAGTGGGATATATTATTACAAACCCGCACAATACCGCCACGAGCGTTCAAGGTGTATTTGCTTGCGGAGACGTTATGGACTCCCATTATCGTCAAGCCATTACGGCTGCGGGAAGTGGCTGCCGCGCCGCCATGGATGTAGAAAAATATCTTGAAGGCTCATTTGTCTATGATTGGTCCATGAGTGGCACGCACTAG
- a CDS encoding acyltransferase family protein, which translates to MIRGTSGRQQKGWVGSSPPRYARLDALRGIAILSVMVFHAAIIRPFYGPWWMRFVGQGDQGVGLFYMVSALTLVLSWQYRHHKDAAPAKAFWTRRFFRIAPLFYLMLLVTGLWTTGNPTVVPTTMQGHIFTWENLLAHVTFVFGWVPWFQNSWIGVEWSIGVEMTFYALFPFVMRRIFPKVSAWTFLVWGLMGAVLWPIILQHLWFTWPHWAHSFLLWSFPTQAIWFAAGLGMVKFDHEPTLRGWSTLWLMWALFLGWHEWSFQMANLLWVIPNYLLVWLTWKDYSGLSWLVHNKVLQYIGTRSYSLYLTHWFILGKVSDWSFANTHTLQGFVLRLFVAGALSLAVSELSFRYIEKPGINWGKRLIAYSQWGYVKPGQSSRPSVKQVVYDKEQA; encoded by the coding sequence GTGATACGTGGTACGAGCGGTCGGCAACAAAAGGGTTGGGTTGGTTCTTCTCCTCCGCGCTATGCTAGGCTGGATGCACTACGGGGAATAGCTATTTTAAGCGTAATGGTCTTTCATGCTGCGATAATCCGGCCATTTTACGGTCCCTGGTGGATGCGTTTCGTGGGTCAAGGTGACCAAGGGGTTGGGCTTTTTTACATGGTGTCCGCGCTCACATTAGTTTTGAGTTGGCAATATCGCCATCACAAGGATGCCGCGCCAGCAAAAGCTTTTTGGACCCGAAGATTTTTTCGCATCGCTCCGTTATTTTATCTAATGTTGCTGGTCACAGGGTTATGGACCACGGGAAATCCTACGGTTGTTCCCACGACAATGCAAGGGCATATCTTTACTTGGGAAAATTTGTTGGCCCATGTGACATTCGTGTTTGGCTGGGTTCCCTGGTTTCAAAATTCGTGGATTGGTGTCGAATGGTCTATCGGTGTGGAAATGACGTTTTACGCATTATTCCCCTTTGTTATGCGGCGTATTTTTCCCAAAGTATCAGCATGGACTTTTCTCGTATGGGGTTTGATGGGAGCTGTGTTATGGCCCATTATTTTGCAGCATCTTTGGTTTACTTGGCCACATTGGGCTCATTCCTTTTTACTATGGAGTTTTCCTACTCAGGCAATATGGTTCGCGGCCGGACTCGGGATGGTGAAGTTCGATCATGAACCGACTTTGCGTGGTTGGAGCACATTATGGCTCATGTGGGCCTTGTTTCTCGGGTGGCATGAGTGGTCTTTCCAAATGGCAAATCTCTTATGGGTGATTCCGAATTATTTATTGGTTTGGCTGACTTGGAAAGATTACTCCGGTTTGTCATGGTTAGTGCACAATAAGGTGTTGCAATATATTGGAACCCGTAGTTACAGTTTATATTTGACCCACTGGTTTATTTTAGGGAAAGTCAGTGACTGGTCTTTTGCGAATACGCATACATTGCAAGGGTTTGTCTTGCGATTATTCGTCGCAGGAGCATTGAGTCTGGCTGTAAGTGAACTCAGTTTTAGATATATTGAGAAACCGGGAATAAATTGGGGGAAGCGGTTGATTGCATACTCGCAATGGGGTTATGTAAAACCTGGACAATCCTCACGGCCATCTGTGAAGCAAGTGGTGTATGACAAAGAACAAGCCTAG
- a CDS encoding amidase family protein, giving the protein MSLIATFQDRWRQRKISAQEWLWEFLTTIAEYNERINAVLELNPHVLAEARRADKVARYQHGGLLAGVPVLVKDNIAVDGDMHTTAGSLSLKDNYALRDAFVIKQIREAGGMILGKTNLTEWANFMSDHMPNGYSSHGGQVMNPYGPGIFDVGGSSSGSGAAIAAGFAPVALGTETSGSILSPSSQNSLVGIKPTIGLVSRSGIVPIAYSQDTAGPMATTVTDAAILLTVIQGFDPEDPVTALAPGFPDYRRDLIADGLQKRRLGVPRQRYLDQATDEERAIFDQALEVLRNAGAEIVDPANIETANENWTYDVLLYEFPAALNAYLNKWTSNGPKTLKDVIDFNNAHSQDALRYGQSVLMESFATQGRLTDARYLMARRRDLEWSQRQGIDKTLEDYRLDALIFMNNRGADIAARAGYPSITVPMGYTQAGKPLGLTFTAGAFQESLLIQLAYAFEQATKVRKAPVFK; this is encoded by the coding sequence ATGTCCCTGATTGCAACCTTTCAAGACCGCTGGAGGCAGCGTAAGATCAGTGCGCAAGAGTGGTTATGGGAATTCTTAACGACCATTGCCGAGTATAACGAGCGGATCAATGCTGTCTTGGAATTGAATCCGCATGTGTTAGCCGAGGCTCGGCGTGCCGATAAAGTCGCACGGTACCAGCATGGCGGACTATTAGCTGGTGTGCCCGTATTAGTGAAAGACAATATTGCTGTTGATGGGGATATGCATACCACAGCAGGCTCGTTGTCTCTTAAAGATAATTATGCCCTAAGAGATGCCTTCGTTATTAAGCAAATTCGCGAGGCCGGAGGCATGATTTTGGGAAAGACCAACTTAACAGAATGGGCTAATTTTATGTCCGACCATATGCCTAATGGTTACAGCTCTCACGGGGGACAAGTCATGAATCCCTATGGCCCCGGAATTTTTGACGTTGGCGGATCCAGTTCAGGATCTGGAGCAGCTATCGCAGCCGGATTTGCGCCTGTGGCTTTAGGTACGGAGACGTCAGGATCCATATTGAGTCCTTCAAGCCAAAATTCGTTGGTGGGCATCAAACCCACAATCGGATTAGTCAGCCGATCCGGCATTGTGCCCATAGCTTATTCGCAAGATACGGCTGGTCCTATGGCCACTACGGTGACTGATGCCGCCATCTTGTTAACGGTTATCCAAGGATTTGATCCCGAAGATCCCGTAACGGCCCTGGCACCGGGATTCCCTGACTACCGGCGAGATTTAATAGCGGATGGATTGCAAAAAAGACGTTTAGGTGTTCCCCGCCAACGGTATCTTGATCAGGCGACTGATGAAGAACGGGCAATTTTTGACCAAGCTCTTGAGGTCCTGCGTAATGCTGGTGCTGAAATTGTAGATCCCGCCAATATCGAAACCGCTAACGAAAACTGGACTTATGATGTGCTTCTTTACGAATTTCCCGCGGCATTAAATGCTTATTTAAACAAGTGGACAAGCAACGGACCCAAAACGCTTAAAGATGTGATAGATTTCAACAATGCCCATAGTCAAGACGCTTTGCGTTATGGACAATCTGTTTTAATGGAGTCCTTTGCAACCCAGGGCCGATTGACGGATGCCCGCTATCTTATGGCCCGTCGTCGTGATTTGGAGTGGTCACAACGTCAAGGCATTGACAAAACCCTAGAGGATTACCGTCTCGATGCGTTAATATTTATGAATAACCGAGGAGCAGACATTGCAGCCAGAGCGGGTTATCCTTCTATTACGGTACCCATGGGATATACCCAGGCAGGAAAGCCGTTGGGTTTGACCTTTACGGCTGGGGCTTTTCAGGAATCGCTCCTGATCCAACTGGCCTATGCTTTTGAGCAAGCCACCAAAGTGCGTAAAGCGCCGGTATTCAAGTAA
- a CDS encoding HAD family hydrolase: MAALLFDLDGTLLDTVPLITTCFQKMFQKYGNTEISTEAVHALFGPGESIIFRQKFGDQWEKVLQDYLECYVQGHNQLQIESWVLDLLKELHAQHIPLAIVTNKERDTTSLTLDYFQLSHYFSMIITAQDVERPKPHPDGIVKILQALDVPAQDAILIGDTMNDKEAARQSGIQFIQALWYVPKPLWPKDPQWQVAHSEKDLRDTLQSFLL; encoded by the coding sequence TTGGCCGCTTTATTATTTGATTTAGATGGCACGCTGCTTGACACCGTGCCCTTGATTACGACATGCTTTCAGAAAATGTTTCAGAAGTATGGGAATACAGAAATCTCGACGGAAGCAGTCCACGCGCTGTTTGGGCCGGGTGAATCGATTATTTTTCGCCAAAAATTTGGTGACCAGTGGGAAAAAGTCCTCCAAGATTACCTGGAATGTTATGTCCAGGGGCACAATCAGTTGCAGATTGAATCATGGGTCCTTGACTTATTGAAAGAATTACATGCGCAGCATATTCCCTTAGCGATCGTGACGAATAAAGAACGTGATACTACGAGTTTAACCCTTGATTATTTCCAGTTATCCCATTACTTCTCCATGATTATTACGGCTCAGGATGTTGAGCGGCCGAAACCTCACCCCGATGGGATTGTCAAAATCTTGCAAGCATTAGATGTTCCCGCTCAAGATGCCATTTTAATTGGGGATACGATGAATGACAAAGAAGCGGCTCGGCAAAGTGGTATCCAGTTTATCCAGGCTCTATGGTATGTACCCAAGCCCCTATGGCCTAAAGATCCCCAGTGGCAGGTGGCTCATTCCGAAAAGGACTTGCGTGATACATTGCAGTCTTTTCTTCTCTAG
- a CDS encoding 4Fe-4S dicluster domain-containing protein: MAHVITGLCQDTKDQSCVEVCPVDCIHPAQSLDGDEAYEAAPQLYIDPDVCIDCGACVPECPVGAIFMQEDLAPEDEKYIEINAAYYRK; this comes from the coding sequence ATGGCCCATGTAATTACTGGTTTATGCCAAGACACCAAAGACCAGAGCTGCGTCGAAGTTTGCCCTGTTGACTGCATTCATCCAGCCCAAAGTTTGGACGGTGACGAAGCTTACGAAGCGGCTCCCCAGCTTTATATCGATCCCGATGTGTGTATTGACTGCGGGGCTTGCGTTCCGGAATGTCCAGTTGGTGCCATTTTTATGCAAGAAGATTTGGCGCCCGAAGATGAAAAGTACATCGAGATTAACGCCGCTTATTATCGCAAATAA